The following coding sequences are from one Arcobacter nitrofigilis DSM 7299 window:
- a CDS encoding YbgA family protein gives MKLGISSCLIGNLCRYDGAHSRDAFVVNILQKYFEIVPYCPESIIFGTPRETIRLVRNGEDIKVTTSNGEKDVTKQLDEISVSCAKQIANDDICGFILKSKSPTCGMERVKVYQEKNAPSKKEGVGLFAKRIKEFYPYLPLEEEGRLNDAWLKENFLMQIFAYRDLHELLKKEDIEFNDLVEFHTSYKYLIYAKSQEFYKELGHIVANHEKKPLEEILAEYKQSFLKAISEKSTINKTYNVLLHIFGYFKKHISKEEKELLLVSMDEYKDGIIPLITIVKMFKIYISRYDIEYLKKQKFLNPYPAELALRSDLKANK, from the coding sequence ATGAAATTAGGAATATCTTCGTGTTTGATAGGAAATCTCTGTCGTTATGATGGAGCTCATTCAAGAGATGCTTTTGTGGTTAATATACTTCAAAAATATTTTGAAATAGTGCCTTATTGTCCTGAGAGTATTATTTTTGGTACACCAAGGGAGACTATTAGATTGGTTCGAAATGGTGAAGATATAAAAGTTACTACTTCAAATGGTGAAAAAGATGTAACTAAACAATTAGATGAAATCTCTGTTTCTTGTGCAAAACAAATAGCCAATGATGATATTTGTGGATTTATTTTAAAATCAAAATCACCTACCTGTGGAATGGAAAGAGTAAAAGTTTACCAAGAAAAAAATGCCCCAAGTAAAAAAGAAGGAGTTGGTCTTTTTGCAAAAAGAATAAAAGAATTTTATCCTTATTTACCCCTAGAAGAAGAGGGTAGACTTAATGATGCTTGGTTAAAAGAGAACTTTTTAATGCAAATCTTTGCTTATAGAGATTTACATGAATTATTAAAAAAAGAAGATATTGAGTTTAATGATTTAGTAGAGTTTCATACTTCATACAAATATTTAATTTATGCAAAATCACAAGAGTTTTATAAAGAGTTGGGGCATATTGTCGCAAATCATGAGAAAAAACCTTTAGAAGAGATTTTAGCTGAATATAAACAAAGTTTTTTAAAAGCAATAAGTGAAAAAAGTACTATCAATAAAACTTACAATGTCTTACTTCATATTTTTGGATATTTCAAAAAACATATCTCAAAAGAAGAAAAAGAGTTATTACTTGTAAGTATGGATGAGTATAAAGATGGTATTATTCCTCTTATAACCATAGTTAAGATGTTCAAAATATATATTAGTAGATACGATATCGAATACTTAAAAAAACAAAAGTTTTTAAATCCTTATCCAGCTGAACTTGCTTTGAGATCTGATTTAAAAGCTAATAAATAG
- the dapF gene encoding diaminopimelate epimerase, which yields MTYTKYSASGNDFVIFHTLIKKDYSQDAINLCNRTEGIGADGLIVIVPNQTADFEWLFYNSDGSDAAMCGNGTRAVAHYAYNNGLAPSNMKFLTEAGFITSSVDGNIVETQMTKPKIIKEEFEQEGLTWYLIDTGVPHLITIVDDLEKYNHDLCAKMRYEHNANVNFAKIEDGKIFVRTYERGVEGETLACGTGMVACFLRANALGLVDTKAFVYPKSKEELTVSIRDGELFFKGAVKKVFVAQI from the coding sequence ATGACATATACAAAATACAGCGCCAGTGGAAATGACTTTGTAATTTTTCATACACTAATAAAAAAAGACTATTCCCAAGATGCTATAAATCTATGTAATAGAACTGAAGGTATTGGTGCAGATGGGCTAATTGTTATTGTTCCAAATCAAACAGCTGATTTTGAATGGCTTTTTTATAATAGTGATGGTAGTGATGCCGCGATGTGTGGAAATGGTACAAGAGCAGTAGCACACTATGCTTATAATAATGGCTTAGCTCCTTCAAATATGAAGTTTTTGACAGAAGCTGGATTTATAACATCATCTGTAGATGGAAATATTGTGGAAACACAAATGACTAAACCTAAAATCATAAAAGAAGAGTTTGAGCAAGAGGGTTTGACTTGGTATTTAATTGATACAGGAGTTCCCCATTTAATAACTATTGTAGATGATTTAGAAAAATATAATCATGATTTATGTGCAAAAATGAGATATGAACATAACGCAAATGTAAACTTTGCAAAAATTGAAGATGGAAAAATTTTTGTAAGAACTTATGAAAGAGGTGTTGAAGGTGAGACTTTAGCATGTGGTACAGGAATGGTTGCATGCTTCTTAAGAGCAAATGCTTTAGGATTAGTAGATACTAAAGCTTTTGTTTATCCAAAAAGTAAAGAGGAGTTAACAGTTAGTATAAGAGATGGTGAGCTCTTCTTTAAAGGTGCAGTAAAAAAAGTATTTGTAGCACAAATATAA
- a CDS encoding CDGSH iron-sulfur domain-containing protein has protein sequence MNELSIIPIENGPLKISNLSNKTLKNIIFYDSLPITLEKSTLICRCGKSKNQPFCDGTHLKDNFTSEKKLKEEIIQVYNSKDVTVTFNRSICAGSAQCVNEFPSIYSSENSHDWINLDTETTQEIIKSIEGCPSSALSYSIENKQIMQDYEKENINILKNGPITVIGAVDLKIEHWSSFANKTKFTLCRCGASENKPFCDYSHASLKDSSYTF, from the coding sequence ATGAATGAATTATCAATTATCCCTATAGAAAATGGCCCTTTAAAAATTTCAAACTTAAGTAATAAAACTTTAAAAAATATAATATTTTATGACTCTTTGCCCATTACATTAGAAAAAAGCACCCTTATTTGCAGATGTGGGAAATCTAAAAACCAACCTTTTTGTGATGGAACTCACTTAAAAGATAATTTTACTTCAGAAAAAAAATTAAAAGAAGAGATTATTCAAGTTTATAATTCAAAAGATGTAACTGTAACTTTTAATCGCTCAATTTGTGCTGGTAGTGCACAATGTGTTAATGAATTTCCCTCTATTTATAGCTCAGAAAACTCACATGACTGGATTAACTTAGATACAGAGACAACCCAAGAGATAATCAAGTCAATTGAAGGCTGTCCTTCTAGTGCCTTATCTTACTCAATAGAAAATAAACAAATTATGCAAGATTATGAGAAAGAAAATATCAATATACTAAAAAATGGTCCAATTACTGTAATTGGAGCAGTTGATTTAAAAATTGAACACTGGTCATCATTTGCCAATAAAACTAAATTTACCCTATGTCGTTGTGGAGCATCAGAAAATAAGCCCTTTTGTGACTATTCTCATGCTTCACTAAAAGATTCTTCATACACTTTTTAA
- the purT gene encoding formate-dependent phosphoribosylglycinamide formyltransferase, whose protein sequence is MKFGTPLKSNSIKIMLLGSGELGKEVIIEAQRLGIETIAVDSYNNAPAQLVANKAYTINMKNKNEILDVIRREKPDYILPEVEAINIDALFTAEKEGFHVIPNAEAVNKTMNRKNIREFAAEELELPTSKYKFVKSFDELKNAAEYIGFPCVIKPVMSSSGHGQSIAKSAKELEKSWEIAKEARGDASELIVEEFIKFDYEITLLTVRNERQTIFCAPIGHIQKDGDYIFSWQPMKMSDKAIKKSEEIAKKITDGLGGRGIFGVELFVKGDEVYFSEVSPRPHDTGMVTMITQSQSEFALHVRAVLGLPLNYIQYGAGASAAYKAVADTFNPIIDIKDEAFSDNSYVRVFGKPQSHVGRRMAVALTFDKDSSDKALKNAKEIIKNFSDC, encoded by the coding sequence ATGAAATTTGGGACTCCCTTAAAATCTAATTCAATTAAAATAATGTTACTTGGAAGTGGTGAACTTGGTAAAGAAGTTATAATTGAAGCTCAAAGATTAGGTATTGAAACTATTGCAGTTGACAGTTATAATAATGCTCCTGCACAACTTGTTGCAAATAAAGCTTATACAATCAATATGAAAAATAAAAATGAAATATTAGATGTAATTAGAAGAGAAAAACCTGATTATATTCTGCCAGAAGTTGAAGCAATCAATATTGATGCTCTGTTTACTGCTGAAAAAGAGGGATTTCATGTAATCCCAAATGCCGAAGCTGTAAACAAAACAATGAATAGAAAAAACATAAGAGAATTTGCAGCTGAAGAGTTAGAACTTCCTACAAGTAAATATAAGTTTGTAAAAAGTTTTGATGAACTAAAAAATGCAGCAGAATATATTGGTTTTCCTTGTGTTATTAAGCCTGTAATGAGTAGTTCTGGACACGGACAAAGTATTGCTAAAAGTGCTAAAGAATTAGAAAAATCATGGGAAATTGCAAAAGAAGCTAGGGGTGATGCTAGTGAATTAATTGTTGAGGAGTTTATAAAATTTGATTATGAAATAACTCTTTTAACAGTAAGAAATGAAAGACAAACTATCTTCTGTGCTCCTATTGGACATATTCAAAAAGATGGTGACTATATCTTCTCATGGCAACCAATGAAAATGAGTGATAAAGCAATCAAAAAATCAGAAGAAATAGCTAAAAAAATCACTGATGGTTTAGGTGGTAGAGGTATTTTTGGAGTTGAATTATTTGTAAAAGGTGATGAAGTTTATTTTTCTGAAGTAAGCCCAAGACCTCATGATACAGGAATGGTAACTATGATTACTCAATCTCAAAGTGAATTTGCACTTCATGTAAGAGCAGTATTAGGATTGCCTTTAAATTATATTCAATATGGAGCAGGTGCAAGTGCGGCTTATAAAGCTGTTGCAGATACTTTTAATCCTATTATTGATATAAAAGATGAAGCATTTAGTGATAATTCATATGTTAGAGTTTTTGGAAAACCACAATCTCATGTGGGAAGGAGAATGGCTGTAGCACTTACTTTTGATAAAGATTCAAGTGATAAAGCCCTTAAAAATGCAAAAGAGATTATAAAAAACTTCTCTGATTGCTAA
- a CDS encoding spermine/spermidine synthase domain-containing protein: MSSVENKNFAFNEMIIHVPLCTHKEPENILVIGNCDEELKQEVAKHRVNVEYGDISLLNSKNEKNIDVIILTDINIDELILANIQKILKDDGLISYKTNSHSKDAARLKNDLTITGANFWICMPYSFGHTTCVLASKKYHPTADIILQRSDLLVDLNYYSTEIQHASFVFPTHIQKELTGIAKR, encoded by the coding sequence ATGTCAAGTGTTGAAAACAAAAACTTTGCTTTTAATGAAATGATTATTCACGTTCCCCTGTGTACGCACAAAGAACCTGAAAATATTTTAGTTATAGGAAACTGTGATGAAGAGTTAAAACAAGAAGTTGCAAAACATAGAGTAAATGTAGAATATGGGGATATTTCTTTATTAAACTCTAAAAATGAAAAAAATATTGATGTAATAATTTTAACTGATATAAATATTGATGAATTAATTTTAGCAAATATTCAAAAAATCTTAAAAGATGATGGTCTAATTTCTTATAAAACTAATAGTCATTCTAAAGATGCTGCTAGATTAAAAAATGATTTAACAATTACAGGAGCTAACTTTTGGATTTGTATGCCATATAGTTTTGGACATACAACTTGTGTATTAGCATCAAAAAAATATCATCCAACAGCTGATATTATTTTACAAAGATCTGATTTACTTGTGGACTTAAACTACTATTCTACAGAGATTCAACATGCTTCTTTTGTATTCCCAACTCACATTCAAAAAGAGCTAACAGGTATTGCAAAGCGATAA
- a CDS encoding glucosaminidase domain-containing protein, whose product MKKILFLLSIFFLMNSYAETTGFPDEYYEMRATTKKQDYFFDYLYPYIEHANKKILKDREFILKMRLDKHFSRKIENIQRLDLIAKRYKVDSIYDYKKLLFRVNIVPPSLALAQAAVESGWGTSRFAKEGNNLFGHWTYGQNGERGMVPLNRDPNATHLVRIFDSFEKSISSYMLNLNRTNAYISFRMLRSHFQKMKKKLSGLVLSQTLINYSQIKERYLKILKSVIEKNDLEEYDKRFYKNLKKDKNEIWDSLKI is encoded by the coding sequence ATGAAAAAAATCTTATTTTTACTTTCAATTTTCTTTCTAATGAATTCTTATGCTGAAACTACTGGTTTCCCTGATGAATATTACGAAATGAGAGCAACTACTAAAAAACAAGACTATTTTTTTGACTACTTATATCCTTACATTGAACATGCCAATAAAAAGATATTAAAAGATAGAGAATTTATCTTAAAAATGAGATTGGATAAACATTTTAGTAGAAAAATTGAAAATATACAGAGGCTTGATTTAATAGCAAAAAGATATAAAGTAGATAGTATTTACGATTATAAAAAACTTTTATTTAGAGTAAATATTGTACCTCCATCTTTAGCGTTAGCCCAAGCTGCTGTTGAAAGTGGTTGGGGGACAAGTAGATTTGCAAAAGAAGGAAATAATCTATTTGGACATTGGACATATGGTCAAAATGGAGAAAGAGGAATGGTTCCTTTAAACAGAGACCCCAATGCTACACATTTAGTGAGGATATTTGACTCATTTGAGAAATCTATCTCTTCATACATGCTAAATCTAAATAGAACGAATGCTTATATTTCATTTAGAATGTTACGTTCTCATTTCCAAAAAATGAAGAAGAAATTATCTGGTTTAGTTTTAAGCCAAACCTTAATAAACTACTCTCAAATAAAAGAAAGATATCTAAAAATATTAAAAAGTGTAATAGAAAAAAATGATTTAGAAGAATATGATAAAAGATTCTACAAAAATTTAAAAAAGGATAAAAATGAAATTTGGGACTCCCTTAAAATCTAA
- a CDS encoding PhnA domain-containing protein codes for MSIEKDLLDRSGSVCELCGASDGLEAIEVAPKDEKIVVCSTCKEQIEDESKMDSNHFRCLNDSMWSETPAVQVVAYRLLKNLSIDEGWAQDLVEMMYLEPETLEWAEAGLTTGEVVKDSNGVTLNSGDSVTIIKDLDVKGAGFTAKRGTVVKGISLGDDPTHIEGKVNGVRIFLKTCFLKKS; via the coding sequence ATGAGTATAGAGAAGGATCTTTTAGATAGAAGTGGTAGTGTTTGCGAACTTTGTGGAGCAAGTGATGGTCTTGAGGCAATTGAAGTTGCACCAAAAGATGAGAAGATTGTAGTATGTTCTACATGTAAAGAGCAAATTGAAGATGAGTCAAAAATGGATTCAAATCACTTTAGATGTTTAAATGATTCTATGTGGAGTGAAACTCCAGCTGTACAAGTTGTTGCTTATAGATTATTAAAGAACTTATCAATTGATGAAGGTTGGGCTCAAGATTTAGTTGAGATGATGTATTTAGAACCTGAAACTTTAGAGTGGGCAGAAGCAGGACTTACTACTGGTGAAGTTGTAAAAGATAGTAATGGGGTTACTTTAAATTCAGGTGATAGTGTAACTATTATAAAAGATTTAGATGTAAAAGGTGCTGGATTTACAGCAAAAAGAGGAACAGTTGTAAAAGGTATATCTTTGGGTGATGATCCAACTCACATTGAAGGTAAAGTAAATGGAGTTAGAATCTTTTTAAAAACTTGTTTTTTGAAAAAGTCTTAA
- a CDS encoding DODA-type extradiol aromatic ring-opening family dioxygenase, with protein MFPSLYISHGSPALSIMDNSTTSFLKNLSSNFPEPKFILVISAHWLTKNLKILYEESPHTIHDFYNFPKELYQLEYKAKSDLKKCDEIISLIKSSGIEIEKDISRGGFDHGVWSPLSLIYPKANIPIIQLSLPINFDSKKLFELGVILSKLREDTLIIGSGAMTHNIMNSTWENENAKPNSYAKEFRDWVVGNIQKGNVNSLLNYEKEAPNLQINHPSKEHFLPLFVTFGASNNHIGESLHDIYMYGNQSMDTIIFKK; from the coding sequence ATGTTCCCAAGTTTATATATATCACATGGTAGTCCAGCTCTATCTATAATGGATAATAGCACTACTTCCTTTTTAAAAAATTTATCATCAAATTTTCCTGAACCTAAATTTATCTTAGTTATTTCAGCCCATTGGCTAACTAAAAATTTAAAAATATTATATGAAGAGAGTCCTCATACTATACATGATTTTTATAATTTCCCAAAAGAGTTATACCAATTAGAATATAAAGCAAAAAGTGACTTAAAAAAATGTGATGAAATAATAAGTTTAATTAAAAGTTCTGGAATAGAAATAGAAAAAGATATTTCAAGAGGTGGATTTGATCATGGAGTATGGTCACCTCTAAGCTTAATATATCCAAAGGCAAATATTCCAATTATTCAACTCTCTTTACCAATAAACTTTGATTCAAAAAAACTTTTTGAATTGGGAGTAATTTTAAGTAAATTAAGAGAAGATACCTTAATTATTGGAAGTGGTGCTATGACTCATAATATTATGAACTCAACTTGGGAAAATGAAAATGCAAAACCTAATTCTTATGCAAAAGAGTTTAGAGATTGGGTTGTTGGAAATATTCAAAAAGGTAATGTTAACTCTTTATTGAATTATGAAAAAGAAGCCCCAAATTTACAAATAAATCATCCCTCTAAAGAACATTTTTTACCTTTATTTGTAACTTTTGGTGCCTCAAATAATCATATAGGAGAATCTTTACACGATATTTATATGTATGGAAATCAATCAATGGATACAATAATATTTAAGAAATAA
- the coaE gene encoding dephospho-CoA kinase (Dephospho-CoA kinase (CoaE) performs the final step in coenzyme A biosynthesis.), which yields MNNETFKYAIALTGGIATGKSTVCSLFKLHGFLTIDADKIAHRLLDRHSDKIASMFGKEYVENGKVLRKKLGPIIFSNQKNKEKLESFIHPLIKEEIEKESLIFEQQGKPYLIDIPLFYEKMNYPIKKSLVVYTPKEIQIERLMKRDSISKEEAKLKISNQMDIEEKKNLADLVIDNSTNLKNLQKEVERVIGELI from the coding sequence ATGAATAATGAAACATTTAAATATGCTATTGCACTAACAGGTGGTATAGCCACAGGTAAAAGTACAGTTTGTAGTCTTTTTAAGCTACATGGATTTTTGACAATAGATGCAGACAAGATAGCACATAGACTTTTAGACAGGCATAGTGATAAAATAGCTTCAATGTTTGGGAAAGAGTATGTAGAAAATGGAAAGGTTCTTCGAAAAAAACTAGGTCCTATCATATTTTCAAATCAAAAAAATAAAGAAAAATTGGAAAGTTTTATTCATCCTTTAATAAAAGAAGAGATAGAAAAAGAGTCTTTAATCTTTGAACAGCAAGGAAAACCGTATCTTATAGATATCCCTTTATTTTATGAAAAAATGAATTATCCTATTAAAAAATCTTTAGTGGTTTATACACCAAAAGAGATACAAATAGAAAGATTGATGAAAAGGGATAGTATAAGCAAAGAAGAAGCCAAATTAAAAATTTCAAATCAAATGGATATAGAAGAAAAAAAGAATTTAGCAGATTTAGTAATTGATAATTCAACAAATTTAAAAAACCTTCAAAAAGAAGTTGAACGAGTTATAGGAGAACTTATATGA
- a CDS encoding MarR family winged helix-turn-helix transcriptional regulator, whose translation MVKTYGERTDKSMKTVVRLEKASLKITNKTLSYLSQHGLTFNQFKVLEVLYHRGDLNIGSITKLTMSTPGNITVVVKNLKRDEWITSIKDPNDNRASILTITQKGKEVIEKVFPEHAKNLYKAMEVLSDEELDTLYSLVNKVYKAN comes from the coding sequence ATGGTAAAAACTTATGGAGAAAGAACAGATAAGTCTATGAAGACTGTTGTTAGATTGGAAAAAGCATCTCTTAAAATAACAAATAAAACTCTTTCGTACTTATCTCAACATGGGCTAACTTTTAACCAATTTAAGGTTTTAGAAGTCCTATACCATAGAGGTGATTTAAATATAGGTTCAATAACAAAACTTACTATGAGTACTCCTGGAAATATTACTGTTGTAGTAAAAAATTTAAAAAGAGATGAATGGATTACTTCAATAAAAGATCCAAATGATAATAGAGCCTCAATTTTAACAATTACACAAAAAGGTAAAGAAGTTATAGAAAAAGTGTTTCCAGAACATGCAAAAAATTTATATAAAGCGATGGAAGTACTAAGTGACGAAGAACTAGATACTTTATACTCATTGGTTAATAAAGTTTATAAAGCAAATTAA
- a CDS encoding DUF420 domain-containing protein, giving the protein METVSNNIIPLHMNVMLVFFSVLPFLVMGSIFLAKNKQYKLHFYSQGFILVLTILVLVFFEIMIRIDGGFFEFAKQSDMPHGFLVGYLIFHIIIALIAAVLWIRLFIKSMLLYQNGKIEEIKASNHIREGQITFIFLLLSCITGVFVYLFLFIF; this is encoded by the coding sequence ATGGAAACTGTAAGTAATAATATTATACCACTTCATATGAATGTGATGTTGGTCTTCTTTTCAGTATTACCTTTTCTTGTGATGGGTAGTATATTTCTTGCTAAAAATAAGCAGTATAAATTACACTTTTATTCTCAAGGGTTTATTTTAGTTTTGACAATTTTGGTATTGGTATTTTTTGAAATTATGATTAGAATTGATGGTGGCTTTTTTGAGTTTGCCAAACAAAGTGATATGCCACATGGCTTTTTAGTAGGATATTTGATTTTTCATATAATAATTGCTTTGATTGCTGCTGTTTTATGGATAAGATTATTTATCAAATCTATGCTTTTATATCAAAATGGAAAAATAGAAGAGATAAAAGCTTCAAATCATATACGAGAAGGGCAGATTACTTTTATATTTTTATTACTTAGTTGTATAACTGGAGTATTTGTTTATCTATTTTTGTTTATTTTTTGA
- the purM gene encoding phosphoribosylformylglycinamidine cyclo-ligase yields the protein MSTVSYKDAGVDIDAGNQFVENIKPYVKSTMIPGVLGGIGSFAGAFELPSGYKKPVLLSGTDGVGTKLKLAIDSKKFDTVGIDLVAMCTNDLLCNFGEPLFFLDYYATAKLEVEEATQVVKGIAEGCIRSECALVGGETAEMPGMYKEGDFDLAGFCVGIAEKDELNRIDKISIGDTLIALPSSGVHSNGFSLVRKLLLEKLGMSLDDDFQGKPLKDVLLEPTRIYVKEFKANKDNINALAHITGGGITENLPRVLPDNFKAVVDRSKIKVLPIFEFMSKHVEVEEMYRTFNMGVGMVLVVNPGNVDAILANTDGYVIGEIAEGEKGVEFI from the coding sequence ATGAGCACAGTTAGTTACAAAGATGCTGGTGTAGATATAGACGCAGGAAATCAATTTGTTGAAAATATTAAACCATATGTTAAATCAACAATGATCCCTGGAGTACTTGGGGGAATAGGTTCTTTTGCAGGTGCCTTTGAGTTACCAAGTGGTTACAAAAAACCAGTATTACTTTCAGGAACTGATGGTGTTGGAACTAAATTAAAATTAGCAATTGATTCTAAAAAATTTGATACAGTAGGTATTGACTTAGTTGCTATGTGTACAAATGACTTATTATGTAATTTTGGTGAGCCTCTATTTTTCTTAGATTATTATGCAACTGCGAAATTAGAAGTTGAAGAAGCAACTCAAGTTGTAAAAGGAATTGCAGAAGGTTGTATTAGAAGTGAATGTGCACTTGTAGGTGGTGAAACTGCTGAAATGCCAGGTATGTACAAAGAGGGTGATTTTGATTTAGCTGGTTTTTGTGTTGGAATTGCTGAAAAAGATGAGTTAAATAGAATAGATAAAATCTCTATTGGAGATACTCTAATTGCTCTTCCATCTTCAGGAGTTCACTCAAATGGTTTTTCACTTGTAAGAAAATTATTATTAGAAAAACTAGGAATGTCTTTAGATGACGATTTCCAAGGAAAACCATTAAAAGATGTATTATTAGAGCCAACTAGAATATATGTAAAAGAGTTCAAAGCAAACAAAGATAATATAAATGCTTTAGCCCATATCACAGGTGGTGGGATTACAGAAAATTTACCAAGAGTTTTACCAGATAATTTTAAAGCAGTGGTTGATAGAAGTAAAATTAAAGTTTTACCAATTTTTGAATTTATGTCTAAACATGTTGAAGTTGAAGAGATGTATAGAACATTTAATATGGGTGTTGGTATGGTTTTAGTTGTAAATCCTGGAAATGTGGATGCCATTTTAGCTAATACTGATGGATATGTTATTGGAGAAATTGCTGAAGGTGAAAAAGGCGTAGAGTTTATCTAG